Proteins found in one Micropterus dolomieu isolate WLL.071019.BEF.003 ecotype Adirondacks linkage group LG12, ASM2129224v1, whole genome shotgun sequence genomic segment:
- the LOC123980637 gene encoding uncharacterized protein LOC123980637, whose translation MTSPKFVFYLTCLFLVKKAPLVELKLSSSQHQATVFLSVKAGEKLTLQCSYDVDIPARIYWYKQVLGQKPRCISAFSVFNKNHSFYDEFKNDKRFTLQTGNGKYHLNILDLHISDSATYFCVSSKSHKFEFAEGTTVSVKGSGLNVPVLVHQSASEPIQPGGSVTLNCTVHTGTCDGEHSVYWFKNYEESHPGLIYTHGGRNDQCERNSSTQTHTCVYNLPLESLNLSQAGTYYCAVASCGRILFGNGTKLDIEHEVDYLASVYFLSGVLAFIAVQLILLAVLVYKMNRREMNSFQSAEFQARFSPPSTTEDESYREADNLHYAAISVNLPKRSRRQTNNTKDECVYSTVKK comes from the exons ATGACATCTCCAAAGTTTGTTTTCTACCTGACATGTTTATTCTTGGTGAAGAAGG CTCCGCTGGTTGAACTGAAATTGTCTTCGTCTCAGCATCAAGCAACTGTTTTTTTATCAGTTAAAGCAGGAGAAAAGTTGACTTTACAATGTTCTTATGACGTTGACATTCCAGCAAGGATTTACTGGTACAAACAAGTTCTGGGACAGAAACCAAGGTGCATCTCTGCCTTcagtgtgtttaataaaaatcaCTCTTTTTATGATGAGTTCAAGAACGATAAGCGCTTCACACTGCAAACTGGCAATGGTAAATACCACTTGAATATCTTAGATTTACACATTTCAGACTCAGCCACTTACTTCTGTGTGAGTAGTAAATCACACAAATTTGAATTTGCAGAGGGCACTACTGTCAGTGTAAAGGGTTCAGGTTTGAACGTCCCAGTTTTGGTCCATCAGTCAGCATCTGAGCCCATCCAGCCAGGAGGCTCTGTGACTCtgaactgtacagtacacactggGACCTGTGATGGAGAACACAGTGTTTACTGGTTCAAAAACTATGAAGAATCTCATCCAGGACTCATTTACACCCATGGAGGCAGGAACGATCAGTGTGAGAGGAAttccagcacacaaacacacacctgtgtctACAACTTGCCACTTGAGAGCCTGAATCTTTCTCAGGCTGGGACCTACTACTGTGCTGTTGCCTCATGTGGACGCATACTGTTTGGAAACGGGACCAAGCTGGACATTGAGC ATGAGGTGGACTATCTTGCCTCGGTGTATTTCTTGAGTGGAGTTTTGGCATTCATAGCCGTCCAGTTGATTTTACTGGCAGTCTTAGTGTACAAAATGAACAGAAGAGAGATGAACAGTTTCCAATCTGCAG AGTTTCAAGCAAGATTTTCACCTCCCTCCACAACTGAAGATGag AGTTACAGAGAAGCCGACAACCTCCATTATGCAGCTATCAGTGTTAACCTGCCCAAGAGATCaagaagacagacaaacaacacCAAGGATGAATGTGTGTACTCCACTGTCAAGAAGTAG